The bacterium genome includes a window with the following:
- a CDS encoding MTH938/NDUFAF3 family protein, translating to MIEHYDFGRIVVDGKEYISDVIIYPDHVDGNWWRKEGHRLQVVDIEKAIEEKPEILIVGTGASGLMEVPKEVKSYLTSKGIKLVVDTTKKACDEYNRLSPSGKTIAALHLTC from the coding sequence ATGATAGAACATTACGATTTTGGCAGGATAGTTGTCGATGGAAAAGAGTACATCTCTGATGTGATAATCTATCCTGACCATGTTGATGGTAATTGGTGGAGAAAAGAAGGCCACCGATTGCAGGTAGTTGATATTGAGAAAGCTATAGAAGAGAAGCCCGAAATTCTAATTGTTGGCACCGGGGCTTCGGGATTAATGGAAGTCCCTAAGGAAGTAAAAAGTTATCTAACTTCCAAAGGGATAAAATTAGTTGTAGATACTACTAAAAAAGCTTGTGATGAATACAATCGGCTTTCCCCCTCGGGTAAAACCATCGCTGCCCTCCACCTAACTTGCTAA
- a CDS encoding flavin reductase family protein yields MKIELSYWYKLLVPRAVVLISTVSKQGVSNAAPFSFVMPASVEPPMIAFASDPDHHTISNIKEMGDFAVNIPGVDMLNQLWTCGEDFPKGVSEIKKAHLTEKKSKKIKSPKVAEALAQFECKLEAMYEAGDHIIVLGRVVDGEVKRGLFVKGKYNPLKARPLSHVGGNEFTLPEKIIKAR; encoded by the coding sequence ATGAAAATAGAGCTATCATACTGGTATAAGTTATTGGTTCCCAGGGCTGTGGTTCTAATTTCCACAGTAAGTAAACAGGGGGTCTCTAATGCCGCACCTTTTAGTTTCGTAATGCCTGCTTCAGTGGAACCACCAATGATTGCCTTTGCCTCAGACCCTGACCATCACACCATATCCAATATCAAGGAGATGGGAGATTTTGCAGTTAATATTCCCGGTGTGGATATGCTCAACCAACTGTGGACCTGTGGTGAAGATTTTCCTAAAGGAGTCAGCGAGATTAAGAAAGCGCACCTTACTGAAAAGAAATCGAAAAAGATAAAATCACCAAAAGTGGCTGAAGCGCTGGCTCAGTTTGAATGTAAGCTGGAAGCAATGTATGAAGCTGGGGACCATATAATTGTGCTGGGAAGAGTAGTGGATGGGGAAGTGAAAAGAGGACTTTTTGTAAAAGGGAAGTATAACCCTTTAAAGGCTAGGCCACTCTCGCATGTGGGAGGTAATGAATTTACCCTACCCGAGAAAATTATAAAGGCAAGATAG